One Luteolibacter flavescens genomic region harbors:
- a CDS encoding EF-hand domain-containing protein, producing MNSSHTAWIAFLLAGTALSQEPPKTEDARPAQKEGAKDRARPGKENKEKDKDGKPQQWGGRMVDLWKKADADGDGFISMEEFATMERPSQLTPEKREEIFKRLDKNGDGRIGPDELPRRPERMQPLEEVDADKDGRIVFEEFKNLGFVAKLPEERQRKIFERMDRDGDGALTAKDRPEGPPHREGRWNNGNKDGKTEGNKGGRGGHPMEMIRRLDQNGDGALSFEEFRQAGFLKGKSEDEQEDVFEKMDRNKDLKIDATDFPPPPEGPKPDKAEKPSDAP from the coding sequence ATGAACTCCTCTCACACCGCTTGGATTGCCTTTCTGCTCGCCGGTACCGCCTTGTCGCAGGAACCGCCGAAGACGGAAGACGCGCGCCCGGCACAAAAGGAAGGTGCGAAGGATCGCGCCCGTCCCGGCAAGGAGAACAAGGAGAAGGACAAGGACGGAAAGCCTCAACAGTGGGGTGGCCGGATGGTGGACCTGTGGAAGAAGGCGGATGCCGATGGTGACGGCTTCATTTCCATGGAGGAATTCGCGACCATGGAGCGGCCCAGCCAGCTCACGCCCGAGAAGCGCGAGGAGATTTTCAAGCGGCTCGACAAGAACGGCGACGGACGGATCGGCCCGGATGAGCTTCCACGCCGTCCCGAGCGCATGCAACCGCTGGAAGAAGTCGATGCCGACAAGGATGGACGCATCGTTTTCGAGGAATTCAAGAACCTTGGCTTCGTCGCCAAGCTTCCTGAGGAAAGGCAGCGGAAAATTTTCGAGCGCATGGATCGCGATGGCGACGGCGCGCTCACGGCAAAGGATCGCCCCGAAGGTCCGCCTCACCGCGAAGGCCGTTGGAACAACGGCAACAAGGATGGCAAGACCGAGGGCAACAAGGGTGGCCGGGGCGGTCATCCGATGGAGATGATCCGCCGTCTGGACCAAAATGGCGATGGGGCCCTTAGCTTCGAGGAGTTCCGCCAGGCGGGCTTCCTGAAGGGGAAGAGCGAGGACGAGCAGGAAGACGTTTTCGAGAAGATGGACCGGAACAAGGACCTGAAGATCGATGCTACCGATTTCCCTCCGCCACCCGAGGGGCCGAAGCCGGACAAGGCCGAAAAGCCGTCCGACGCTCCCTGA
- the metF gene encoding methylenetetrahydrofolate reductase [NAD(P)H], whose amino-acid sequence MHIRDILANRRPTFSFEFFPPKSAAAVEDLYKTIVELQSCQPSFVSVTYGAGGSTREMTHDLVAKIRQTTTVPPVPHLTCVGHSESQIEEILRRYAEVGVSNILALRGDPPRDWPDYDWSDCDFRHAADLVRFIRKFNESGAHPDPRGFGIGVAGFPEGHPATPNRLLELDHLKAKIDAGADYICTQLFFDNHDFFDFRDRCRLHGIHVPIIAGIMPVTSLSGMSRMAELAAGARFPAKLLRALDRAKGDPAAVEKVGIHYAAQQCAELLDHDVDGIHFYTLNKSKATREIYASLGLATTATD is encoded by the coding sequence ATGCACATCCGCGATATCCTGGCAAACCGCCGCCCGACCTTTTCTTTCGAGTTCTTCCCGCCGAAGTCCGCCGCCGCGGTCGAGGATCTCTACAAGACCATCGTCGAGCTCCAGTCCTGCCAGCCGTCATTCGTCTCCGTGACCTACGGGGCGGGCGGCAGCACCCGCGAGATGACCCATGATCTGGTCGCGAAGATCCGCCAGACGACCACGGTGCCGCCGGTGCCGCACCTGACCTGCGTCGGGCACAGCGAATCCCAGATCGAGGAGATCCTGCGCCGCTATGCGGAGGTAGGAGTGAGCAACATCCTCGCTCTACGCGGGGATCCACCGCGCGATTGGCCGGACTACGACTGGTCGGACTGCGATTTCCGCCACGCCGCAGACCTCGTGCGTTTCATCCGTAAGTTCAATGAATCCGGCGCGCATCCCGACCCCCGCGGCTTCGGCATTGGCGTCGCCGGCTTCCCGGAAGGCCACCCCGCCACGCCGAACCGCCTGCTGGAACTCGACCACCTGAAGGCGAAGATCGACGCGGGAGCGGACTACATCTGCACCCAGCTCTTTTTCGACAACCACGACTTTTTCGACTTCCGCGACCGCTGCCGTCTCCACGGCATCCATGTCCCGATCATCGCGGGCATCATGCCGGTGACATCGCTTTCCGGCATGAGCAGGATGGCTGAGCTGGCGGCTGGTGCGCGCTTCCCCGCGAAGCTCCTCCGTGCGCTGGACCGCGCGAAGGGTGACCCAGCAGCCGTCGAGAAAGTCGGCATCCACTATGCCGCCCAGCAATGCGCGGAGCTGCTGGACCACGATGTGGATGGCATCCACTTCTACACGCTCAACAAGAGCAAGGCGACCCGCGAGATCTACGCCAGCCTGGGCCTCGCGACCACGGCGACCGACTGA
- a CDS encoding segregation and condensation protein A: MEGTDYKVKLDIFEGPLDLLLYLIKKDEVDIHNISISRITSQYLDYIETFRMLNIDLAAEFILMAANLMYLKSRTLLPRQDQPPEEDAEEDDPRWELIRQLIEYKKFKDAAGFLSLKEVEQEGSFAYQPEKPDLPEEPPVGLAEVSIFDLIRAFQNVLKRFEESHDLGDIVDDRYTVADKIEMLLFRFVPGQAARFDSLFETATTKAEVIVTFLAVLELMKMNQFILRQTHLLGEIEIERRIHTAAHVEAGEEERLEESEA; the protein is encoded by the coding sequence GTGGAAGGCACCGACTACAAGGTCAAACTGGACATCTTCGAGGGACCCCTCGACCTGCTTCTTTACCTCATCAAGAAAGACGAGGTCGATATCCATAACATTTCGATCTCCCGCATCACCAGCCAGTATCTCGACTACATCGAGACCTTCCGCATGCTGAATATCGATCTCGCTGCCGAGTTCATCCTGATGGCGGCGAACCTGATGTATCTGAAAAGCCGCACGCTGCTGCCCCGCCAGGACCAGCCACCGGAAGAGGATGCGGAGGAGGACGATCCGCGTTGGGAGCTGATCCGCCAGCTCATCGAATACAAGAAATTCAAGGACGCGGCCGGCTTCCTCAGCCTGAAGGAAGTCGAGCAGGAAGGCTCCTTCGCCTATCAACCGGAGAAGCCGGATCTCCCGGAAGAGCCGCCAGTCGGGCTCGCCGAGGTCTCCATCTTCGACCTGATCCGCGCCTTCCAGAACGTGCTGAAGCGCTTCGAGGAATCGCACGATCTCGGAGACATCGTCGATGACCGCTACACCGTGGCTGACAAGATCGAGATGCTGCTCTTCCGCTTCGTGCCGGGGCAAGCGGCGCGCTTCGACTCGCTTTTCGAGACCGCGACCACGAAGGCAGAGGTCATTGTCACCTTCCTCGCCGTGCTGGAACTGATGAAAATGAACCAGTTCATTCTCCGCCAAACCCACCTGCTGGGTGAGATCGAGATCGAGCGACGGATTCACACCGCCGCCCACGTCGAGGCCGGGGAAGAGGAGCGACTCGAGGAGTCGGAAGCCTGA
- a CDS encoding biotin--[acetyl-CoA-carboxylase] ligase, with product MSSVWDHAELPAGYRLDFREVTGSTNDDIRAAAQTGARAGLVIVAERQEAGRGRRGAAWVCPPGEGLAFSVLLRPSEPKALWPRLSLAAGLAVAEGLDRHGVSAEVKWPNDVWIGGKKIAGILVEAGDDFVVVGIGINVGVTAFPDALESSATSLALECGEAPGLPPVLASILERLPVWQSKIGKDFDELLRNFRERCALTGKTVRLTCADGIVTGNAVGIGDGGELLIRTADGVRRIVQAEEVRVVEG from the coding sequence ATGAGCAGCGTCTGGGACCATGCCGAGCTGCCTGCGGGCTATCGCCTCGATTTCCGGGAAGTCACCGGCTCGACGAATGACGACATCCGGGCCGCAGCCCAGACTGGTGCGAGGGCAGGGCTGGTGATCGTCGCGGAGCGCCAGGAAGCGGGCAGGGGACGTCGCGGGGCGGCGTGGGTCTGTCCGCCGGGTGAGGGTCTCGCGTTTTCCGTGCTTCTGCGCCCATCCGAGCCGAAAGCCCTGTGGCCACGGCTTTCGCTGGCGGCGGGACTTGCCGTGGCCGAGGGGCTGGATCGCCATGGCGTCTCCGCCGAGGTGAAGTGGCCGAATGACGTGTGGATCGGCGGGAAGAAAATCGCAGGCATCCTTGTCGAGGCGGGCGACGATTTCGTGGTCGTCGGCATTGGCATCAATGTCGGCGTGACAGCGTTCCCGGATGCCTTGGAAAGCAGCGCCACCTCTCTAGCGCTCGAATGCGGCGAGGCACCCGGGCTGCCGCCGGTGCTGGCTTCGATCTTGGAGCGGCTTCCGGTTTGGCAGTCGAAGATCGGAAAGGACTTCGATGAATTGCTACGGAATTTCCGTGAGCGTTGCGCGCTGACCGGCAAGACCGTGCGACTCACCTGCGCCGACGGTATTGTGACAGGAAATGCGGTCGGGATCGGTGATGGAGGCGAATTGCTCATCCGCACCGCCGACGGTGTCCGCCGTATCGTTCAGGCCGAAGAAGTGCGGGTGGTGGAAGGCTGA
- the nadC gene encoding carboxylating nicotinate-nucleotide diphosphorylase — protein sequence MHESVERLIQAALAEDIGPGDLTSRYFVPAERRATGFIVARESGVLSGGDVALEVLRQVDTSIEVTLLVEDGSRISSGAYLIKLEGPARSLLTAERTVLNFLQRMSGVASATRQYVDAVKGTNANILDTRKTIPGWRRLDKLAVTHGGGVNHRMGLYDRVMVKDNHLVAEGRVEELQQAIANLKADHPDVEVELEADNLTQVEAFLGMEYVDHILLDNMSLAELRRAVELRGDKASPKLEASGGVNLETVAGIAETGVDFISVGAITHSARALDLALDFVKRE from the coding sequence GTGCACGAAAGCGTCGAGCGTTTGATCCAGGCGGCCTTGGCAGAAGACATCGGACCCGGGGATCTGACCTCGCGGTATTTCGTTCCGGCTGAACGCCGCGCGACCGGCTTCATCGTTGCACGTGAATCCGGGGTGCTTTCCGGCGGGGATGTGGCACTCGAGGTGCTCCGCCAAGTGGACACGTCCATCGAGGTGACGCTATTGGTGGAGGATGGCAGCCGCATTTCCAGCGGAGCCTACCTCATCAAGCTCGAGGGCCCGGCCCGCAGCCTGCTCACCGCCGAGCGGACCGTGCTCAATTTCCTCCAGCGCATGAGCGGTGTCGCCAGCGCAACCCGGCAATATGTGGATGCCGTGAAGGGGACGAATGCCAACATCCTGGACACGCGGAAGACCATCCCGGGGTGGCGCCGTCTGGACAAGCTGGCTGTGACCCACGGCGGTGGAGTGAACCATCGCATGGGCCTCTACGACCGTGTCATGGTGAAGGACAACCACCTCGTGGCAGAGGGTCGCGTGGAAGAGCTCCAGCAGGCCATCGCCAACCTCAAGGCGGATCATCCCGACGTGGAAGTTGAACTGGAAGCGGACAATCTCACCCAGGTCGAAGCCTTCCTCGGAATGGAATACGTCGATCACATTCTCCTCGATAACATGTCGCTGGCTGAACTCCGCCGCGCCGTCGAACTGCGGGGAGACAAGGCTTCCCCAAAGCTGGAGGCGAGCGGTGGCGTGAATCTCGAGACTGTAGCTGGTATCGCCGAGACCGGCGTGGATTTCATTTCGGTGGGTGCGATCACCCATTCGGCGCGGGCTCTCGATCTGGCCTTGGATTTCGTGAAACGGGAATGA
- a CDS encoding DUF3500 domain-containing protein translates to MKAPLLALLLSLPVMADDLSSVAAMKSAADAFLGSLDEAKREKAVFAFDGDERENFKFTPRERTGLPLKEMSETQNAAAMKLLEAALSEKGKLKAMQIITLEGVLREMEKNPTYRDPGKYYVSIFGKPGDEKGWGWKFEGHHLALNYTVVGDKVAVTPSFFAANPAEVREGEHKGLRVLAAEEDLAMALANVLIDGGKKDVIFSDKAPGEILTAENRKATALEPVGLLASEMSDGQKQALRELITEYVGRHRKDLAEADLAKIDKAGFDKVRFGWAGGTKRGEAWYYRVQGPTFLMEAANTQNNANHIHATWRSFEGDFGRDMLSEHYHQHEEDGGHHH, encoded by the coding sequence ATGAAAGCCCCGCTCCTCGCTCTGCTGCTTAGCCTTCCTGTCATGGCCGACGATCTGTCCTCCGTGGCCGCGATGAAATCGGCAGCCGATGCCTTCCTCGGCTCACTCGACGAGGCCAAGCGCGAGAAGGCCGTCTTCGCCTTCGATGGCGACGAGCGGGAGAATTTCAAGTTCACCCCGCGCGAGCGCACCGGCCTGCCGCTGAAGGAAATGAGCGAGACCCAGAATGCCGCAGCCATGAAGCTGCTGGAGGCGGCGCTGAGCGAAAAGGGCAAGCTCAAGGCGATGCAGATCATCACGCTGGAAGGCGTGCTCCGCGAAATGGAGAAGAACCCGACTTATCGTGATCCCGGGAAATACTACGTCTCCATTTTCGGGAAGCCCGGCGATGAAAAGGGCTGGGGTTGGAAATTCGAGGGCCATCACCTCGCTCTGAACTACACCGTCGTCGGCGACAAGGTGGCGGTGACGCCTTCCTTCTTCGCAGCCAATCCCGCGGAAGTCCGGGAAGGTGAGCACAAGGGGCTGCGCGTGCTGGCCGCGGAGGAAGACCTCGCCATGGCGCTTGCGAATGTCCTCATCGACGGCGGCAAGAAGGACGTGATTTTCAGCGACAAGGCACCCGGGGAAATCCTCACGGCGGAGAATCGCAAGGCAACCGCGCTCGAACCGGTCGGCTTGCTCGCTTCCGAGATGTCCGATGGACAGAAGCAGGCGCTGCGCGAGCTGATCACCGAATACGTCGGGCGCCACCGTAAGGACCTCGCAGAGGCGGATCTGGCGAAAATCGACAAGGCGGGATTCGACAAGGTCCGCTTCGGCTGGGCCGGCGGGACGAAGCGCGGCGAGGCATGGTACTACCGGGTGCAAGGCCCGACCTTCCTGATGGAAGCGGCCAATACCCAGAACAACGCCAACCACATCCATGCGACCTGGCGGAGCTTCGAGGGCGACTTCGGCCGCGACATGCTTTCCGAGCACTATCACCAGCACGAGGAGGACGGTGGTCACCACCATTGA
- a CDS encoding alpha/beta hydrolase: MRILRRVFLFLVVPIAGALALLTGCQSKLIYFPRPYGPDHVAQWDAEPGTTVVGYSTPHGRQQAYLLSPNPNPERLWLVTGGNGTLALDWSDWLRENGPRNDAWLLIDIPGYGACEGKPRPATIRENLKAVVPAAMTSLNWSLPADHSKLRFFGHSLGSAVCLMAAEEYDIRRGVLLSPFTSSMQMTEAMFGVDLGFLVWHRFDNRERLRTLEKTGNAEVFIIHGSDDEVIPVTMSRDLAKEFPMTVRYTEVPGGRHNTLQDAATEQILKAMNEARK, encoded by the coding sequence ATGCGAATCCTCCGCCGGGTCTTCCTGTTCCTCGTCGTTCCGATAGCGGGAGCGCTCGCGCTGCTCACCGGTTGCCAGAGCAAGCTGATCTACTTCCCCCGCCCCTACGGGCCTGACCATGTCGCGCAGTGGGACGCCGAACCCGGCACCACGGTCGTCGGCTACTCCACGCCGCACGGCCGGCAGCAGGCCTACCTGCTCTCCCCCAACCCGAATCCCGAGCGGCTATGGCTGGTGACCGGTGGCAATGGCACGCTTGCGCTGGATTGGTCCGACTGGCTGAGGGAAAACGGTCCACGGAACGACGCTTGGCTGCTCATCGACATCCCCGGCTACGGGGCCTGTGAAGGAAAACCACGCCCAGCCACCATCCGGGAAAACCTCAAGGCGGTGGTGCCGGCGGCCATGACCTCGCTGAATTGGTCGCTGCCCGCCGATCACAGTAAGCTTCGCTTCTTCGGCCACAGTCTGGGCAGCGCCGTGTGCCTGATGGCCGCCGAGGAATACGACATCCGCCGCGGCGTGCTGCTCAGCCCCTTCACGAGCTCGATGCAGATGACCGAGGCGATGTTCGGCGTCGATCTCGGCTTTCTCGTCTGGCATCGCTTCGACAACCGGGAGCGCCTGCGGACACTGGAAAAGACCGGCAATGCGGAGGTTTTCATCATCCATGGCAGTGACGACGAGGTGATCCCGGTCACCATGTCGAGGGACTTGGCGAAGGAATTCCCCATGACCGTGCGCTACACCGAGGTCCCCGGCGGACGCCACAACACGCTGCAGGACGCGGCGACGGAGCAGATACTCAAGGCGATGAATGAGGCCCGGAAGTGA
- a CDS encoding MFS transporter, which translates to METQVLTEAEERAVISKVTWRLIPLLFTCYIIAYIDRINVGFAKPHLEPVLGVDPKIFGEVFGTGAGLFFIGYFIFEVPSNLILQKVGARLWIARIMIVWGIVSMGFIFLNGKTMFYVMRFLLGAAEAGFFPGVILYLTFWFPARERARTVALFALGGVAAGVIGSPISGALLEMDGFLGFAGWRWMFFIEALPAILLGIVVLLVLPNRPSEARWLTPREKDWLQTKIANEARGVPGVKHRLSDAFRDPRVWLLCLLYFLVNVAGYGYEFWLPTIVRGLTGEGEQQNNFIVGLINMVPYLVAGAAMILAGKHSDRTGERRFHVAVAAAIAAGGATLAAFAGNPWLAMLGLVILLAGQKATLGPFWALGTAALSGTAAAGGIALINSVGNLGGYFGPRIVGMIKDQTQSDKLALLFLGGALLALGAMALALKPEAKASQD; encoded by the coding sequence ATGGAAACCCAAGTCCTGACGGAAGCTGAAGAGCGTGCGGTGATCTCGAAGGTCACCTGGCGGCTAATTCCGCTGCTCTTCACCTGCTACATCATCGCCTACATCGACCGCATCAATGTCGGCTTCGCGAAGCCCCACCTGGAGCCGGTCCTCGGAGTGGATCCGAAGATCTTCGGCGAAGTGTTCGGAACGGGGGCGGGATTGTTCTTCATCGGCTACTTCATCTTCGAGGTGCCCAGCAATTTGATCCTCCAGAAGGTCGGTGCCCGCCTGTGGATCGCGCGCATCATGATCGTCTGGGGCATCGTCTCCATGGGATTCATCTTCCTGAACGGGAAGACGATGTTCTACGTGATGCGCTTCCTGTTGGGTGCGGCGGAAGCGGGCTTCTTTCCGGGTGTCATCCTCTATCTCACCTTCTGGTTTCCCGCGCGGGAGCGGGCAAGAACGGTCGCGCTGTTTGCCCTAGGCGGAGTCGCCGCCGGGGTGATTGGGTCTCCGATTTCCGGTGCCTTGCTGGAGATGGATGGCTTCCTCGGGTTTGCGGGATGGCGGTGGATGTTCTTCATCGAGGCGCTTCCTGCCATCTTGTTAGGCATCGTCGTCCTGCTGGTATTGCCAAACCGACCATCCGAGGCGCGGTGGCTGACACCACGCGAAAAGGACTGGCTGCAAACGAAGATCGCGAACGAAGCACGTGGGGTTCCGGGGGTGAAGCACCGGCTTTCGGATGCTTTCCGCGACCCGCGCGTATGGCTTCTCTGCCTGCTCTACTTTCTGGTGAATGTCGCTGGCTACGGCTACGAGTTCTGGCTGCCCACGATCGTCCGTGGTCTCACGGGGGAAGGGGAGCAGCAGAACAACTTCATCGTCGGCCTCATCAACATGGTGCCCTATCTCGTGGCCGGGGCCGCCATGATCCTGGCGGGGAAGCACTCGGACCGCACGGGAGAGCGGCGCTTCCACGTGGCAGTAGCCGCCGCCATCGCCGCAGGCGGCGCGACGCTGGCTGCCTTCGCTGGAAATCCATGGCTGGCGATGCTCGGACTTGTGATCCTTCTGGCCGGACAAAAGGCCACGCTGGGGCCATTCTGGGCGCTCGGGACCGCTGCCCTCAGCGGCACGGCGGCGGCGGGTGGCATCGCCTTGATCAATTCGGTGGGCAACTTGGGCGGCTACTTCGGACCACGGATCGTGGGCATGATCAAGGACCAGACGCAGAGCGACAAGCTGGCGCTGCTTTTCCTTGGCGGGGCTTTGCTCGCCCTTGGAGCGATGGCGCTGGCCCTGAAGCCCGAGGCCAAGGCCTCACAGGACTAA